TACTGCTGTATCCGGCATTCCACTGGGCTGGGTGGGTTCCAAGGGAATCTTCGTAGGAATTATTGTAGCATTCTTATCTGTGCACATCTACGCGTGGGTCAATAAAAAAGGGTGGATCATCAAGATGCCTGACGGTGTTCCTCCTACAGTAGCAAAGTCTTTCTCTGCCCTGATTCCTGCCGGAATTTCCGTGATGGTGTTCTTCATCATAAACATTATTTTTGCCATGACTCCATATGATAATGCATTCAACTTTGTGTTCACCATCCTGCAGACTCCTCTCCTTAAGCTGGGCAACACCCTTCCGGCTATGGTAATCGCTTATATCTTCCTCCATCTCTTCTGGTTCTTCGGAGTAAACGGCGGTTCCGTGGTAGGCGCGGTATTCAATCCCATCCTTCAAACCTTGTCTGCGGAGAACCTGGCTGCATTCCAGGCAGGCCAGCCGCTGCCAAATATTATATCCCAGCAGTTCCAGGATCTGTTTGCCACGTTTGGCGGCTGCGGCTCCACGTTGTCGCTGCTGATTGCAATGCTATTTTTCTGCCGCTCCAAGCGTATTAAGGAGTTAGGGAAACTGGCATTTATCCCTGGCCTGTTCGGAATTAATGAACCCATTGTGTTCGGCCTTCCCATCTTACTGAACCCAATGATACTCATTCCTTTCATGCTGGTGCCCACCATCAACATTGTAATTTCCTACTTCTGCATGAGCATCGGCCTGGTTCCTCTGTGCTCTGGTGTAGCAATCCCGTGGACCATGCCTGTGATCCTCTCCGGATTCCTTGCAACTGGTTGGCAGGGCGCCGTGCTTCAGTTCATTCTTCTTGTTCTGGGCGTATTCATCTATATGCCGTTCATCAAGATGATGGATAAACAGTACATGGAAGAAGAGTCCAGGAAAACTG
This genomic stretch from Lacrimispora sphenoides harbors:
- the celB gene encoding PTS cellobiose transporter subunit IIC — protein: MLSKLESILMPLAERIGKNKYLIAIRDGFLLSMPLLIVGSFFLLIANFPIPGWTNFWARFFGENWDAYFAKPTDATFSIMAMLAVVGIGYSFSEQMKVDKLFGAAVSLVCWFLIMPYKIMVNDTAVSGIPLGWVGSKGIFVGIIVAFLSVHIYAWVNKKGWIIKMPDGVPPTVAKSFSALIPAGISVMVFFIINIIFAMTPYDNAFNFVFTILQTPLLKLGNTLPAMVIAYIFLHLFWFFGVNGGSVVGAVFNPILQTLSAENLAAFQAGQPLPNIISQQFQDLFATFGGCGSTLSLLIAMLFFCRSKRIKELGKLAFIPGLFGINEPIVFGLPILLNPMILIPFMLVPTINIVISYFCMSIGLVPLCSGVAIPWTMPVILSGFLATGWQGAVLQFILLVLGVFIYMPFIKMMDKQYMEEESRKTEKTDDDDIDLNDLSFDDL